The following coding sequences are from one Terriglobia bacterium window:
- a CDS encoding ABC transporter permease: MKRLLSAMRIAFRALQVNKARSALTMLGIVIGVAAVIATVAVGSGATKRIQDQIASIGSNIIIVTPGSVTSSGMRMGSGSSVTLTEADARELATQCPSITVVAPVVRGAAQMVYENANWASSTMGSTPAFLEIRDLSVAKGEPFTQQDVDSANKVVVLGQTVADNLFGDLDPIGKIIRVKKVPFTVVGVLARKGQSPMGQDQDDLIFMPISTAKRKVLGKKSANADAVDSIMLQASSSQQTQAAQDEAVALLRQRHHLQAGEDDDFSIRNMQEILAAQESSSRVMSLMLAAVASVSLIVGGIGIMNIMLVSVRERTREIGLRQAVGAKTRDILTQFLVEAATLSVVGGVIGIVAGVSASFLISRLANWSTVVGPGAVLLAVFFSALVGITFGYYPARKAAYLDPIEALRYE; encoded by the coding sequence ATGAAACGCCTGCTTTCCGCCATGCGCATCGCTTTCCGCGCTCTGCAAGTCAACAAGGCCCGCTCGGCGCTGACCATGCTGGGCATTGTGATCGGGGTCGCAGCGGTGATCGCCACAGTTGCTGTCGGCAGCGGAGCCACAAAGCGCATTCAGGACCAAATTGCCAGCATTGGAAGCAACATCATCATCGTTACTCCCGGCAGCGTCACCAGTTCGGGCATGCGAATGGGCTCGGGGAGTTCCGTCACGCTTACAGAAGCGGACGCCCGCGAGCTTGCAACGCAATGTCCCAGTATCACCGTTGTCGCGCCTGTAGTGCGGGGCGCCGCACAGATGGTCTATGAAAACGCCAATTGGGCCAGTTCCACCATGGGAAGCACTCCAGCGTTTCTGGAGATTCGCGATCTCTCGGTGGCTAAGGGCGAGCCATTTACCCAGCAGGATGTTGACTCAGCCAACAAGGTCGTCGTTTTGGGCCAAACTGTGGCGGACAACCTGTTCGGCGATCTTGATCCCATCGGCAAAATCATCCGTGTCAAAAAAGTGCCTTTTACCGTGGTTGGTGTTCTGGCGCGCAAAGGCCAATCTCCCATGGGGCAGGACCAGGACGACCTCATCTTCATGCCTATCTCCACCGCCAAGCGGAAAGTCCTCGGGAAAAAATCTGCCAATGCTGACGCGGTTGACAGCATCATGTTGCAGGCCAGCAGCAGTCAGCAAACGCAAGCGGCGCAGGATGAAGCTGTGGCCCTGTTGCGCCAACGCCATCACCTGCAAGCCGGCGAGGACGACGACTTTTCCATCCGCAACATGCAGGAGATCCTGGCCGCTCAGGAAAGTTCATCCCGCGTGATGTCTCTTATGCTGGCTGCGGTGGCATCCGTATCGCTCATCGTGGGCGGCATCGGGATCATGAACATCATGCTGGTTTCGGTGCGCGAGCGGACGCGAGAGATCGGATTGCGCCAGGCCGTGGGCGCCAAGACGCGTGACATCCTTACACAATTTCTGGTAGAAGCCGCCACGCTATCCGTTGTCGGGGGGGTCATTGGTATTGTCGCGGGTGTCAGCGCGTCATTTCTGATCTCCCGTTTGGCAAATTGGTCAACCGTGGTGGGACCGGGCGCGGTGCTGCTGGCGGTGTTCTTCTCCGCCCTGGTTGGAATCACATTTGGCTATTACCCGGCAAGAAAAGCGGCGTATCTTGATCCCATTGAAGCCCTGCGCTACGAGTGA
- a CDS encoding ABC transporter ATP-binding protein has protein sequence MVPLIDVRNLHKIYNLGEVTVHAVDDVTLQIERGSFVAIMGPSGSGKSTFVNMLGCLDRPTSGRYLLDGVPVESLDRDQLAEIRNQKVGFIFQTFNLLPRVNAQENVELPLLYTDQSVPDAAERAQQALASVGLAGRERSLPSQLSGGQQQRVAIARALINNPEILLADEPTGQLDSRTSDEVMKIFRALNRERGITILLITHSDDIAAYSDRIVRFLDGRLVSDQPVVHAAAERLAPADSPVEVFS, from the coding sequence ATGGTCCCTCTCATTGATGTCCGCAACCTCCACAAGATTTACAACTTGGGAGAAGTCACGGTGCACGCGGTGGACGACGTGACCCTGCAAATCGAACGCGGCTCATTCGTGGCCATCATGGGACCTTCCGGTTCCGGCAAGTCCACGTTCGTAAACATGCTGGGTTGTCTTGACCGCCCCACGTCAGGACGCTATCTGCTGGATGGCGTCCCGGTGGAATCGCTTGATCGCGACCAACTGGCGGAAATCCGCAATCAAAAGGTCGGGTTCATCTTTCAGACCTTCAATCTCCTGCCCCGCGTGAACGCCCAGGAGAACGTGGAACTGCCTCTTCTTTATACTGACCAGAGCGTTCCTGACGCCGCGGAGCGTGCCCAGCAGGCGCTGGCATCGGTTGGCCTGGCCGGCCGCGAAAGAAGCCTGCCCAGCCAGCTTTCCGGCGGCCAGCAACAGCGCGTGGCGATTGCCAGAGCGCTGATCAACAACCCGGAGATCCTTCTCGCGGACGAGCCCACCGGCCAGTTGGATTCGCGCACCAGTGATGAGGTCATGAAGATCTTCCGGGCCTTGAATCGCGAACGCGGCATCACCATCCTGCTGATCACGCACTCGGATGACATCGCTGCGTATTCTGACCGCATTGTCCGCTTCCTCGACGGTCGCCTGGTGAGCGACCAACCGGTTGTCCATGCCGCAGCAGAACGCCTGGCGCCCGCGGACTCTCCGGTGGAGGTGTTCTCATGA
- a CDS encoding efflux RND transporter periplasmic adaptor subunit — protein MATTAPQQPAAKESPKAIPVVLPAPAPVTPISLRKRRHFPKWAWGIILALLLVAGWWAWQSYAQAKVTFETVALDRGAVQASITATGTLNAVVNVQVGSQVSGNIKALYADFNTKVQQGQLVALIDPQMFQAQVDQAKGAADSVASAVVTAQAQVEKAKADLAGAIANRDNLKSVLAKDKANALNAQIQWQRSETLFKDGVVSQQDHDIAKAAYDASQAQLTADQSQIDAADHNIQAVQAQVNVASTQLNGARSQASQSQAALRQAQINLDHTRILAPVSGTVIARHFDVGQTVAASFQAPDIFDIAQDLTQMQVDTNVDESDVGSIRTGQPASFTVDAYPGTVFRGKVTDVRKAPIVAQNVVTYDVVIAVSNPDIKLFPGMTANVTIVTARVDDSLRVANSALRFRPSPDLLKSSGLASAPPGTQLFLLNSGKLKAVPVKFGLSDGKFTAVTPNAGLKPGDLVVVRATTTGQSSGNSTQGTPIRRLPGM, from the coding sequence ATGGCAACCACCGCACCGCAACAACCAGCCGCTAAGGAATCCCCCAAAGCAATCCCTGTGGTTCTTCCTGCCCCGGCGCCAGTGACGCCGATTTCCCTGCGCAAGAGACGCCATTTCCCCAAATGGGCTTGGGGCATCATTCTGGCTCTGCTGTTGGTCGCTGGATGGTGGGCGTGGCAATCTTATGCCCAGGCCAAAGTCACTTTTGAAACCGTTGCACTGGATCGCGGGGCCGTCCAGGCCAGCATCACGGCAACTGGGACGTTGAACGCCGTGGTGAACGTGCAAGTGGGCAGCCAGGTTTCAGGCAATATCAAGGCGCTTTACGCCGACTTCAACACCAAGGTGCAGCAGGGCCAACTGGTGGCATTGATTGATCCTCAGATGTTCCAGGCCCAGGTGGACCAGGCTAAAGGCGCGGCAGATTCCGTGGCATCAGCCGTGGTGACCGCGCAAGCGCAGGTGGAGAAAGCAAAGGCTGATCTGGCCGGAGCCATCGCCAACCGTGACAATCTGAAATCCGTTCTGGCCAAAGACAAGGCCAATGCGCTCAATGCGCAAATACAGTGGCAACGTTCAGAAACCTTGTTCAAGGATGGTGTGGTATCGCAGCAGGACCATGACATCGCCAAGGCAGCTTATGATGCCTCGCAAGCACAGCTTACCGCTGACCAGTCACAAATTGACGCCGCGGACCACAACATCCAGGCCGTCCAGGCACAGGTCAACGTCGCCAGCACGCAACTGAACGGCGCCCGGTCACAGGCCAGCCAGTCCCAGGCCGCGCTCAGGCAGGCGCAGATCAACCTGGACCATACCCGCATCCTCGCTCCGGTCTCCGGAACGGTCATCGCCCGCCATTTTGACGTAGGACAAACCGTTGCGGCTTCCTTTCAGGCGCCTGATATTTTTGACATCGCCCAGGACCTGACGCAGATGCAGGTTGACACCAACGTGGACGAATCCGACGTGGGCTCTATCCGTACCGGCCAGCCGGCTTCGTTCACCGTGGACGCATACCCGGGCACGGTCTTTCGCGGTAAAGTCACTGACGTCCGCAAAGCTCCAATCGTCGCCCAGAACGTAGTGACCTACGATGTGGTGATCGCGGTTTCAAATCCCGACATCAAGCTGTTTCCGGGCATGACCGCCAATGTGACTATCGTGACGGCGCGTGTTGACGACTCATTAAGAGTTGCGAACTCTGCTCTGCGCTTTCGTCCTTCACCTGACTTGTTGAAGAGCTCGGGGCTCGCTTCAGCCCCGCCCGGAACGCAGCTTTTCCTGCTCAACAGCGGGAAACTCAAAGCAGTTCCGGTGAAGTTCGGCCTTTCTGACGGAAAGTTCACCGCGGTCACGCCCAACGCTGGCTTGAAGCCAGGGGACCTGGTCGTTGTCCGGGCCACCACCACGGGCCAGTCAAGCGGCAATTCCACGCAGGGCACGCCCATCCGCCGGCTGCCGGGAATGTAG